A part of Paenibacillus sp. IHBB 10380 genomic DNA contains:
- a CDS encoding GerMN domain-containing protein translates to MSKIYRIRRISAAGLLAVPIIMSGCSGFSKESKEVDPPPAQQEAQMLQMVNGAVTDGATKTTAVAPTATVYLFNENGLLAPVSLALPQSDDKNVGASLRVALESIVKDGLYKTLIPEGFMGVLPAGTEVKDVSVEKDKKTAIVEFSKPFVTYDAKNERAMLEAITWTLTGDANIKHVQIWVDGEKLTQMPINQTPLDQSLGREFGINLEKGEGANYLTSSPVVVYFSALSPAGIPYYVPITRLVDPGQNKLHTALGELIHGPGIRGDLVQVMTSGTSLESVKTSKDGTVTVALKDDMFAEGEQVPQEMLQSVVLTVAENAGNPKVKIQLNGTAPVIGSDQLNYSEPVSRPEYINEIPL, encoded by the coding sequence ATGTCTAAAATTTATAGAATACGCAGGATTTCTGCTGCTGGATTGTTGGCCGTACCTATTATTATGTCCGGATGTAGCGGTTTTAGTAAAGAATCTAAGGAAGTAGATCCACCACCAGCACAGCAGGAGGCTCAAATGTTACAGATGGTGAACGGTGCTGTTACTGATGGGGCGACGAAGACTACGGCTGTTGCACCTACAGCTACCGTTTATTTATTCAACGAGAATGGCTTGTTGGCTCCGGTGTCATTAGCTCTTCCACAATCAGATGATAAGAACGTTGGCGCCTCCCTTCGCGTAGCACTCGAATCTATCGTGAAGGACGGCCTCTACAAGACGCTTATACCTGAAGGATTTATGGGTGTGTTGCCAGCTGGAACGGAAGTGAAGGATGTTAGCGTAGAGAAGGACAAGAAGACTGCGATTGTGGAGTTTAGTAAGCCATTCGTTACGTATGATGCCAAGAATGAACGCGCCATGCTAGAAGCAATCACATGGACGCTCACTGGAGACGCTAACATTAAACATGTCCAAATTTGGGTAGATGGTGAGAAGCTCACGCAAATGCCTATAAATCAAACACCGCTTGATCAATCGCTTGGCCGTGAATTCGGGATTAACCTTGAAAAGGGAGAGGGGGCAAATTATTTGACTTCAAGTCCGGTAGTTGTATATTTCTCTGCTTTATCGCCAGCAGGAATTCCATACTATGTACCGATCACACGGTTGGTGGATCCTGGTCAGAATAAGCTACATACGGCACTTGGTGAACTCATTCATGGACCTGGAATAAGAGGGGATTTAGTACAGGTCATGACTTCAGGGACTTCTTTAGAATCGGTAAAGACATCTAAGGACGGAACGGTGACGGTAGCCCTAAAGGATGATATGTTTGCTGAAGGAGAGCAGGTGCCGCAGGAAATGTTACAGTCAGTTGTTCTAACCGTTGCGGAGAATGCAGGCAACCCGAAAGTGAAAATCCAATTGAACGGAACGGCTCCTGTTATAGGATCAGATCAATTAAATTATAGCGAACCTGTATCTAGACCAGAGTATATTAACGAAATCCCCCTCTAA
- the rph gene encoding ribonuclease PH translates to MRSDGRDSDQLRPMNLTTNVNKYAEGSVYIEMGDTKVICTATVDEKVPSFLKGQGKGWVTAEYSMLPRATHSRNQREAARGKLSGRTMEIQRLIGRALRSIVNLKALGERTITIDCDVIQADGGTRTTSITGAFVALSIAVNKIAQQHRLPVFPITDFLASVSVGVVGGQSRLDLNYEEDSKAKVDMNLVMTGTGKFVELQGTGEESPFSREELNELLQLGEQGIQEIIIRQKEALGPIALMIGSTQAVKGVER, encoded by the coding sequence ATGAGATCAGACGGACGGGATAGCGATCAGCTGCGCCCGATGAATTTAACAACAAATGTTAACAAATATGCTGAAGGTTCCGTTTATATTGAGATGGGAGATACCAAGGTTATTTGTACAGCTACTGTAGATGAGAAGGTACCCTCATTTCTAAAAGGACAAGGAAAAGGCTGGGTAACAGCAGAGTATTCAATGCTCCCACGGGCAACGCATTCACGTAATCAGCGGGAAGCTGCTAGGGGTAAACTTAGCGGTCGAACAATGGAAATTCAAAGGTTGATTGGCAGAGCACTTCGTTCCATTGTGAATCTGAAGGCCTTGGGTGAACGTACGATTACGATCGATTGTGATGTTATACAAGCCGATGGTGGTACGCGTACGACATCTATTACAGGTGCTTTTGTAGCCCTGTCTATTGCCGTAAATAAAATTGCTCAGCAGCATCGCCTTCCTGTTTTCCCGATTACTGATTTCTTGGCTTCGGTCAGCGTAGGTGTGGTTGGAGGACAGTCACGATTAGACTTGAATTATGAAGAAGATTCTAAGGCGAAAGTGGATATGAATCTGGTGATGACGGGTACTGGGAAATTTGTAGAGCTTCAAGGCACGGGTGAAGAGAGTCCCTTTTCACGAGAGGAACTAAACGAATTGCTTCAGCTTGGAGAACAAGGTATTCAGGAAATTATTATTCGCCAGAAGGAAGCTTTAGGTCCTATTGCATTGATGATTGGTTCCACTCAAGCAGTTAAAGGAGTGGAACGATGA
- a CDS encoding XTP/dITP diphosphatase, translated as MKFDQDTIIVATKNKGKVQEFEHAFAPLGLKVKSMFDYIELPDVIEDGHTFVQNALKKATTVGDSLGLPVLADDSGLCVDALEGRPGVYSARYASENATDQENNDKLLQELGELKQGEDTEQILLSPARFECSLVLYDPSTKGHIEASGSVEGWITSEVAGQGGFGYDPLFFLSQYEKTMAELTLEQKQSISHRGAALRELVAKISEL; from the coding sequence ATGAAGTTCGATCAGGATACGATTATAGTTGCAACGAAGAACAAAGGGAAAGTTCAGGAATTTGAGCATGCTTTTGCACCACTTGGATTGAAGGTGAAGAGTATGTTTGATTACATTGAATTGCCTGACGTGATTGAAGACGGACATACGTTTGTTCAGAATGCATTGAAAAAGGCTACAACTGTAGGTGATTCTCTCGGCTTACCCGTTCTTGCTGATGATTCTGGATTGTGTGTAGATGCTTTAGAAGGTCGCCCTGGTGTATATTCTGCACGATATGCTAGTGAGAACGCTACTGACCAAGAAAATAATGACAAGCTTCTACAAGAGCTTGGGGAACTGAAGCAAGGGGAAGATACAGAACAGATATTACTTAGTCCTGCTCGTTTCGAATGTTCTCTGGTACTATATGACCCCTCTACAAAAGGGCATATAGAGGCATCGGGTTCAGTAGAAGGTTGGATTACGTCTGAGGTAGCGGGACAAGGAGGATTTGGTTATGATCCTCTGTTCTTTCTTTCTCAGTATGAGAAGACTATGGCTGAATTGACATTAGAGCAGAAGCAATCCATTAGTCATCGTGGTGCTGCATTGCGGGAATTAGTAGCAAAGATATCCGAGTTATAG
- the asnB gene encoding asparagine synthase (glutamine-hydrolyzing) translates to MCGITGFIQWSGDLTQDSQLLVQMTESLNHRGPDAAGTWISNPCAFGHRRLSVIDPENGAQPMIVHRDEDVYAIVYNGELYNAAELTAELRQRGHQFRTHCDTEVLLVSYIEWGPDCVERLNGIFAFAIWDSVQEQVFFARDRVGVKPLFYSHIDGTLIFASEPKALLQHPKVEPVVGPEGLAEVFIVGPARTPGHGVYRDISELRPGHAMIFSRGGLRNYTYWKLESHHHEDHVEATAAKLRELLQDTMDRQLISDVPVCSLLSGGLDSSALSALAVDYYRRNGQGNLHTYSVDYVDNDKHFKSHSFQPGADAPWIKRMVDELGTQHHSLEIDTPELVAALNASTLARDLPGMADVDSSLYLFCREIKKDATVAISGEAADEIFGGYPWFHRDDMLNSGTFPWAVAPDMRASLLSPEIRDWITPLDYLGDRYSEAVHEVPTLKGETEKQAQMRVMSYLNITRFMPTLLDRKDRMSMGVGLEVRVPFCDHRLVQYVWNIPWDIKMTGNREKGILRKALEGMLPEDVLYRKKSPYPKTHNPDFLSAVKNQILSILDDPSSPLLPLIDTVKIRELASSPDASTNLPWFGQLMSGPQLFAYLGQVNHWLRTYNVSIR, encoded by the coding sequence ATGTGCGGAATAACTGGTTTTATACAATGGAGTGGCGATTTAACACAGGATTCGCAGCTACTTGTCCAAATGACGGAGAGCTTGAATCATCGTGGTCCTGACGCTGCCGGGACATGGATTTCGAATCCCTGTGCCTTTGGTCATAGGCGGCTTTCTGTCATCGATCCCGAGAATGGTGCTCAGCCAATGATTGTTCATCGAGATGAAGATGTATATGCCATCGTATATAATGGAGAACTATATAATGCAGCTGAACTCACTGCAGAATTACGCCAGCGAGGACATCAATTCCGCACACACTGTGACACGGAAGTGCTTCTAGTCTCTTACATTGAATGGGGTCCTGATTGTGTTGAGCGTCTTAATGGCATATTCGCATTTGCGATATGGGACAGTGTACAAGAGCAAGTCTTTTTTGCGCGTGATAGAGTGGGTGTCAAACCCCTCTTTTACAGTCATATAGATGGAACACTCATATTTGCTTCAGAACCTAAAGCTTTACTCCAGCATCCAAAGGTAGAGCCTGTTGTTGGACCCGAAGGCTTAGCAGAAGTATTTATTGTAGGTCCTGCAAGAACGCCCGGTCACGGTGTTTACCGAGATATATCAGAATTACGTCCAGGGCACGCTATGATTTTTAGTCGCGGTGGACTTCGGAATTATACTTACTGGAAACTGGAGAGCCATCATCATGAAGATCATGTAGAAGCTACAGCAGCCAAACTAAGGGAATTATTACAGGATACAATGGACCGGCAACTGATATCTGATGTCCCTGTATGTTCTCTACTTTCTGGTGGGCTAGATTCAAGCGCCCTATCTGCACTTGCTGTAGACTACTATCGCCGGAATGGTCAAGGTAATCTTCATACCTATTCTGTGGACTATGTAGATAACGACAAACATTTCAAATCTCATTCTTTCCAACCTGGAGCAGATGCTCCTTGGATTAAACGAATGGTGGATGAATTAGGAACACAACATCATTCATTGGAAATAGATACACCAGAACTTGTTGCAGCATTAAATGCCTCAACATTAGCAAGAGATTTACCAGGTATGGCTGATGTCGATTCCTCGCTGTATTTATTCTGCCGTGAGATCAAGAAAGATGCTACAGTAGCTATCTCAGGTGAAGCAGCAGATGAAATATTTGGTGGTTATCCTTGGTTTCACCGTGATGACATGTTGAATTCAGGCACATTTCCTTGGGCTGTAGCCCCCGACATGAGAGCAAGCCTACTGTCCCCAGAAATCAGAGATTGGATTACTCCTCTAGACTACCTTGGAGACCGCTACAGCGAAGCTGTACATGAAGTTCCCACACTCAAGGGAGAGACAGAGAAACAAGCTCAGATGCGAGTCATGTCTTACCTTAATATCACACGCTTCATGCCTACTTTATTAGATAGAAAAGACCGTATGAGTATGGGTGTTGGTCTAGAAGTACGCGTCCCTTTCTGTGATCATCGATTAGTCCAATATGTATGGAATATTCCGTGGGATATCAAAATGACGGGCAACCGTGAAAAAGGAATTCTTCGCAAAGCACTCGAAGGTATGCTCCCTGAAGATGTTCTCTATCGTAAAAAGAGTCCTTATCCCAAAACGCATAATCCCGATTTTCTATCTGCTGTTAAAAACCAGATCCTATCGATATTAGATGATCCATCCTCTCCGTTACTACCACTTATTGATACCGTTAAAATTCGAGAGTTAGCGTCATCGCCTGATGCGTCTACGAACCTTCCTTGGTTTGGGCAGCTCATGTCTGGCCCTCAATTGTTCGCCTATTTAGGGCAAGTGAACCACTGGCTCCGCACATACAATGTTTCCATCCGTTAG
- a CDS encoding MraY family glycosyltransferase → MLFQNSKEPKTLLYAVAFILSMIIVLVLIPPLRRIALRMDFVDRPTSRKIHKEPVPHLASIAIFLGFMIPYILLSKHWDKEMAGIIIGSLLILGIGMIDDWYKTKGKDFGALPKTLIQVSAAVIVYSAGISFEGMSVPFSGHMIIFPEWLQFLLTILWIFGVTTVINFMDGLDGLSGGVSAISALTLFIVAIAKGQPQSAIMAIILIGITLGYLKYNKPPAKIYMGDAGATFIGFMLGIIALDGAFKQVTVISILVPVLALGVPIFDNIYVVIKRHLNGQPVYKADRSQIHYRLLSWGLSPKQAVLFIYLISACLSLSSIILMLLS, encoded by the coding sequence ATGTTATTCCAAAATAGTAAGGAGCCGAAAACATTGTTGTATGCTGTCGCATTTATTCTTTCAATGATTATTGTTCTCGTTCTAATTCCACCATTACGAAGAATAGCGCTCCGTATGGATTTCGTGGACAGGCCCACGAGTAGAAAAATACACAAGGAACCTGTTCCGCACCTAGCCAGTATTGCTATATTTCTTGGATTCATGATTCCTTATATTCTGCTCTCAAAACATTGGGATAAAGAGATGGCTGGCATTATTATAGGATCTTTATTAATCCTAGGGATCGGTATGATTGATGATTGGTATAAAACAAAGGGTAAAGATTTCGGTGCTCTTCCCAAAACGCTAATTCAGGTGTCCGCAGCCGTCATCGTGTATTCTGCAGGTATTTCATTCGAAGGTATGAGTGTCCCATTCTCTGGTCACATGATTATCTTTCCTGAGTGGCTACAGTTTCTGCTCACCATTCTCTGGATTTTTGGAGTAACTACCGTTATTAACTTTATGGATGGTTTGGATGGACTTTCTGGAGGGGTATCTGCGATCTCTGCATTGACGCTGTTCATCGTAGCTATCGCTAAAGGACAACCTCAATCCGCTATCATGGCAATCATACTTATCGGAATCACATTAGGTTATCTCAAATACAATAAACCCCCTGCCAAAATATATATGGGTGATGCCGGAGCTACATTTATAGGATTCATGCTCGGTATTATCGCTCTAGATGGAGCTTTTAAGCAGGTCACAGTCATTTCCATTCTAGTTCCGGTACTAGCACTGGGTGTTCCCATCTTCGACAATATATACGTCGTCATCAAACGACATTTAAATGGACAACCTGTGTACAAGGCTGACCGTAGTCAAATTCACTACCGACTCCTCTCTTGGGGATTAAGCCCTAAGCAAGCCGTACTTTTCATTTATCTCATCAGCGCATGTTTATCGCTATCCTCTATCATTCTGATGCTGCTGAGTTAA